One genomic window of Nicotiana sylvestris chromosome 10, ASM39365v2, whole genome shotgun sequence includes the following:
- the LOC104237984 gene encoding WAT1-related protein At3g28050-like produces MAMEMKMKEALPYIGMVSTQFAQVGLMIVGKKAMSTGMTNFTFVFYSNALASLILLPSFFFYRSTRPPLNFSLICGFFLLGVLGCSAQLTGYAGINYTSASFASAMLNLIPGFTFVLAVIFRMEKLDCRSTSTLIKSVGTVVSIAGAFTATLYKGPQFFLSSSSLKPQNYLHFQETDWVIGGLYLVVDCIAASAYLIVQASILKNYPVELIVVFFYCFFSSILSAIVSLFMDMNINAWMLQSGTRLFAVLYSGVFGSAFQVSVMFWCVRRRGPLFVAMFHPLGIVIAAALGIIFLGDIFYLGSLVGSIVIVVGFYAVMWGKTQEKKVDEDHLSRNINSKAPLLQIKDAETEV; encoded by the exons ATGGCGATGGAGATGAAGATGAAGGAAGCTTTGCCATACATAGGAATGGTTTCAACACAATTTGCACAAGTGGGTTTAATGATTGTAGGCAAAAAAGCCATGTCCACTGGAATGACCAACTTCACTTTCGTCTTCTACTCCAATGCTCTTGCTTCCCTTATTCTCCTcccttctttcttcttctataGGTCAACTCGTCCTCCACTCAATTTCTCACTTATATGTGGATTTTTCTTGCTGGGAGTTCTTGG TTGTTCAGCTCAGCTAACAGGGTATGCTGGGATTAATTATACTTCTGCTTCATTTGCTTCAGCTATGCTCAATCTCATCCCAGGTTTTACTTTCGTACTTGCCGTCATTTTCAG GATGGAGAAATTAGATTGTCGAAGTACAAGTACCCTGATTAAATCTGTTGGAACCGTCGTCTCAATTGCCGGAGCCTTCACCGCCACTCTTTACAAGGGACCGCAATTTTTTTTGAGTTCCTCATCTTTGAAGCCTCAAAATTATCTTCATTTTCAGGAAACTGACTGGGTGATTGGAGGACTATATCTTGTAGTGGATTGCATAGCGGCTTCAGCGTATCTAATTGTACAG GCTTCCATCCTTAAAAATTATCCAGTTGAGCTGATTGTGGTcttcttttactgcttcttttccTCCATTCTATCAGCAATAGTCTCTCTGTTTATGGACATGAACATAAATGCTTGGATGCTACAATCTGGTACGAGATTGTTCGCTGTTCTATACTCA GGAGTATTTGGCTCTGCATTTCAAGTCAGTGTAATGTTTTGGTGCGTTCGTAGAAGAGGACCTCTCTTTGTTGCTATGTTCCATCCTCTGGGAATCGTAATTGCTGCTGCATTGGGTATCATCTTCTTAGGAGATATTTTCTACCTTGGAAG CTTGGTGGGGtcaattgtaattgttgttggcTTTTATGCTGTGATGTGGGGAAaaacacaagaaaagaaggtaGATGAAGACCATCTGTCAAGAAATATCAATTCAAAGGCCCCACTCTTGCAAATAAAGGATGCAGAGACAGAAGTTTAA